The Dethiosulfovibrio salsuginis genome contains the following window.
CTGGTCAACCAGGCCGTTGAGACAGGTCACTATGGCGGACCTCATATCCTCAAGGCCCCCGTCGGAATCGGCGTGATGGATCCGAGAGATGACGTCCAGGCCGAAGTCCTTCTGTGGATTGATCGAGCCCGCCGACCCCAGAACCTTTCCGGTGGAGAGGGAGACCAGAGACACCACTACCGTGGTGGTTCCCACGTCAACCGCCAGGCCGTACAGGTCGTCCACCTCCGAGGGAATCAGGTCTATGACCCTCCCCTGGTGGGACACCGCCGTGACCTCCTGGGCCCTAAAGGCCTGAGGGATCCTCCTCAAAAGAGACAGAGATGCCTCCGTAACCCCAATACAGGACCTCAGGTGATCCAACAGCGATTTTCCGTCCCTGAGGGTTGGTATAGGGAGCTTTATAGCGCGAAAGGACACAGCCGGATCCAGCGAGATAGGAGGCATATCCCCTTCCTCTAAGACCGTCAGACCCCTCTCGGCCTCGCCGTATGGTCGAACCTCCAGGTCCCCCTGGGGATAGCATAGACAGGCGAGACGAACCCCATCCTGGATCTCCTGATCCGTCAAAAAGGTCCTCTCCTCCTCGGAGATCGGCCCGCCACCGTTCACCAATACCCTGCACTTGCCGCAGGTACCCTTGCCACCGCAGGGGCTTTCCACCTTGACTCGGCCCCTCCTCAGAAGATCAAGCAGGGAGGGACCTGGAACGTAGTCCCAGGTGACTCCCTCGAACGTTATGACAGGCAAATCAGGCCCTCCTGTTGTTCTTAGCCACGTCGACCATGGTCCTGACCTGGTCGAGGGCGGTCATCGCCCCTATCCCACAGGCCGGGGCCAGGACGTGGATGCCCTGGTTCAGGCTGGACTGACAGAGGAGCCGAAGCTGGCCCGGGGCGGCGGTCTCTATGGCGAGGGTACTAACGTTCCCCATCAGGGATTTCCCCTCCACGTGGCTGGCTATATCCCTGGCTGAGGATATGGAGTCGAAGCTGATACAGTCGCAGTGCAGGTCGCCCAGAAGGTGGGCCACTCCCTTAAGTCTTCCGCAGATGTGGACGATGGTTCCCTTCGCCAAGGGGGCCAGGGAATCGAGGATCCGGTTAAGGTATGGGATAGCGAAGGTCTCAAAGGCCTTTGGCCCAAGTATCTCCCCGGTACCGCTGGGGTCCGATATGGTGAGGACATCGGCCCCAGCCTCGAGCTGGGCCCTGCCGAAGCGGATCAGTTCCTCGGTAACCCGGTTCATAAGTCCCTCGACGTGGGAGGGGTTCTTTCGGATGTCCTTGTAGAACACCGCCGGATCGACCAGCGACGTCGCCAGGCTGACCGGCCCGGTCAGGTTGGCTATCACAGGGACCTCCGTCCCTCTGCTTTTAAGTATGGATATGGCACGACAGACCTCCAGGGCCCTGCCGGAGGAGGGGTCTATAGGTGTGAGGCGATCCCAGTCCTGAGACCGGTCTATGACGTAGGAGGTCACCCTTGGCTCGTGGATACGGTCCCCCATGGAGACGGGAGCACCCATGGACTGAGCCTCCACCGTCATACAGAAAGGGACACCGTAGTTCTCGAAGCCTCCGTTAGGATAGTGGCCCGACGCCAGCTCCGCCATGGCCTCCCCTGTGAGGTGGGCCTGGGGCCAGGGACGCTTCGTCAGGTCCATCACGTCCTCGACCACCATGTTCATCATGCCCCCAGGACATATACAGGGAGGACGGTCGACCTCCTGAAGGTGGATGGCCCTGGTCAACCGCTCCAGGGGGGAGAGATCAGCTGTCATACCTGTCCATCTCCAGTGCTCTGTCGATTTTATCCTCCGTCAGAGGCCAGCCCAACTCTCTGGCTGTGTCCATCATGACGTCTATGTTCTCCACGGGAGTCTCCACCGGCAGGCCACAGCCCGACATGAGGGCAAAGCCCTTAGGCGACCGGAAACCGTCTTTTATGTCCCTGAGACAGGCCTTTCTGACCTCCTCTTTGGTGCCAGCGAACACCACCGACGAGGGGTCAACCTTTCCCATTATCTTCATCCTGTCGCCCACTTTAGCGACGCAGTCGGGCAGGCTGACCACGTTGTCCACGCTCAGGGCGTTAAGCCCCATGTCCGCCAGGTCC
Protein-coding sequences here:
- a CDS encoding uroporphyrinogen decarboxylase family protein, which produces MTADLSPLERLTRAIHLQEVDRPPCICPGGMMNMVVEDVMDLTKRPWPQAHLTGEAMAELASGHYPNGGFENYGVPFCMTVEAQSMGAPVSMGDRIHEPRVTSYVIDRSQDWDRLTPIDPSSGRALEVCRAISILKSRGTEVPVIANLTGPVSLATSLVDPAVFYKDIRKNPSHVEGLMNRVTEELIRFGRAQLEAGADVLTISDPSGTGEILGPKAFETFAIPYLNRILDSLAPLAKGTIVHICGRLKGVAHLLGDLHCDCISFDSISSARDIASHVEGKSLMGNVSTLAIETAAPGQLRLLCQSSLNQGIHVLAPACGIGAMTALDQVRTMVDVAKNNRRA